The Myroides fluvii region AACAGTTTTGGGCTATCCTGCTTTGGAAGCAAAAACAACCTTGAAACAATGGGCTTTTTTAAAGCAGTTAGTGAAAAGTTATAACACAAAAGGATCTTAATATTTTTAAAAGGGGCATGTAACTTTTCTCTTTTGTTTGAGATCCTATGAACCCTGTTTTTCATTTACCTGTACTTCGCGTTTACCATCGGAAATCATACTATTCTTTATTCAGGTAAATCAGTATAAAAAAGACAAGAAGAACGATACAAAAAGCCCCTATAGATGCAATCTATAGGGGCTTTTACTTATTTTTTTTTAGCTATTCTCCAGCTTTTTGTTTGTTCTCTTGAATCGTTTTTAAGTCTTCTGACTCCATTTTATTCCCTTCTAGATCATATTTGGTGTCTTTTTCAGGAATCGTAAATGCTTTTTTGTTGGACTTATACAATGGGATGAAATAACTCACGGTATAATTAAAGCCAACTCCAATTGCTCCACTGTATTTTCGATTATACCCTGGGATAAATAAGTTCTCGAAATCATCTGGTTGCTTTTGGGTGATTAAACCTGTTAATCGAAGGCTGAATCCCATGAAAACATTGTTAAAAACTCTTGTTTTTATTCCTGCAACAAATTCTACCCAATGCGCAGATAAACCGCTGTATTTTTTATTTACAGGAATAGCGGTATTTTCAAAATACGGATTAGTGGTGTAGGGCTTATACCAATCTAAGGTTTGAGAAAATGTAGCAAAACCATAGCGCCCTCCCACATAAATCATATCCTCTCGATCCAACCAGTTTTCATGCAGGTTGTAATCAACTCCAAGGCGTAGATAAGTCCCATTCGTTGTATAGCCGTAAGTACTTTCTGTTTTATTGAGTTTGTCGTGTCCAAATTCTGCCACGGCAAAAAGTTTTTTTGTCAATCGATAATCTCCAACAACTTCAAATCCATTGTAAGTTTTGTCATACATCGAACGGGTAATTCGAAACAAATCAGCACCAACTCTTAATCCGTATCGCTGTGGGTATTTAGGAGGAGTTGGGGTTGCCATGTGCGTATTATCTGTCTCTTTTTGTGTTTCGCCTGTTTTCTTTTGAGCTAAACTCACAATAGAAAACAACAAAATCACACTACTAGTAATATACTTTAAAATGAGCTTCCTTTTCATTTTCTGGGTTTTCTAAATTGTTGTCTATTTCGTTTGTTTCCGTAGTATAGAGCTTAATCCAATTGCCTTTCGTTGTGCTGGCTTTTCCATTTAAAAGGGGAGAACTACCGTCTTGCAATAAGGAAAAGGTGGAAACATAACCACAAGCTTTGTTTAAATAAGTAGT contains the following coding sequences:
- a CDS encoding DUF6048 family protein, with protein sequence MKRKLILKYITSSVILLFSIVSLAQKKTGETQKETDNTHMATPTPPKYPQRYGLRVGADLFRITRSMYDKTYNGFEVVGDYRLTKKLFAVAEFGHDKLNKTESTYGYTTNGTYLRLGVDYNLHENWLDREDMIYVGGRYGFATFSQTLDWYKPYTTNPYFENTAIPVNKKYSGLSAHWVEFVAGIKTRVFNNVFMGFSLRLTGLITQKQPDDFENLFIPGYNRKYSGAIGVGFNYTVSYFIPLYKSNKKAFTIPEKDTKYDLEGNKMESEDLKTIQENKQKAGE